In one window of Rhodanobacter sp. FDAARGOS 1247 DNA:
- a CDS encoding GMC family oxidoreductase, producing the protein MNRHDYIIVGAGSAGCVLANRLSANPATRVLLLEAGPTDWNPLIHMPAGIARLANNRRLNWNYRTEAEPALNQRRLWWPRGRTLGGSSSINAMCYIRGVAADYDEWARVTGDPRWSWNEVLPWFVRSEDNSRGGSPLHGMHGPLGVSDLRHVNPLSRMLIEATANAGHPRNDDFNGVGQAGFGLYQVTQRDGARCSTAAAFLKPARGRANLQVRTGALVERVLIEHGRAVGVQLRRGRHGTGRIEGGEVILAAGAINSPQLLMLSGLGPADHLRDHDIVVQADLPGVGGNLQDHLDICTLDGNATRISYDHLNELSAGLRWLRHRDGPGSSNVAEAGGFVRSRFAGDERCDLQFHFVPALLDDHGRHRLPGYGYTLHACYLHPRSRGRLRLHSADPAQPIAIHANYLGDPEGHDLKLMIEAARLSREILDQPAFAPHRGAPVFPERRIDTDAEYTDFIRRKAETIYHPVGTCRMGNDDRAVVDSELRVRGIDGLRVVDASVMPALPTGNTNAPTIMIAERASALLAGSGANQTAA; encoded by the coding sequence ATGAATCGCCATGACTACATCATCGTCGGCGCCGGCTCGGCCGGCTGCGTGCTGGCCAACCGGCTCAGCGCCAATCCGGCCACGCGCGTGCTGCTGCTGGAAGCGGGCCCGACCGACTGGAACCCGCTGATCCACATGCCCGCCGGCATCGCGCGGCTGGCCAACAATCGCCGCCTCAACTGGAACTACCGCACCGAAGCGGAGCCTGCGCTCAACCAGCGCCGACTGTGGTGGCCGCGCGGCAGGACGCTGGGCGGTTCCAGCTCGATCAACGCGATGTGCTACATCCGCGGGGTCGCTGCCGATTACGACGAGTGGGCCCGGGTCACTGGCGACCCGCGCTGGTCGTGGAACGAGGTGCTGCCCTGGTTCGTGCGCAGCGAAGACAACAGCCGCGGCGGAAGCCCGTTGCACGGCATGCACGGTCCGCTCGGCGTATCCGACCTTCGCCACGTCAACCCGTTGTCACGGATGCTGATCGAGGCGACCGCCAATGCGGGGCATCCGCGCAACGACGATTTCAACGGTGTCGGCCAGGCCGGCTTCGGCCTGTACCAGGTCACCCAGCGTGACGGCGCCCGCTGCTCGACGGCCGCGGCGTTCCTGAAACCGGCGCGCGGTCGCGCCAACCTGCAGGTACGCACGGGCGCGCTGGTCGAGCGCGTGCTGATCGAGCACGGTCGCGCCGTCGGCGTGCAGTTGCGCCGCGGCCGGCACGGCACGGGACGGATCGAGGGCGGCGAAGTGATCCTTGCCGCGGGCGCAATCAACTCGCCGCAACTGCTGATGCTGTCGGGACTGGGCCCGGCCGATCACCTGCGCGACCACGACATCGTGGTGCAGGCGGACCTGCCCGGCGTCGGCGGCAACCTGCAGGACCATCTGGACATCTGCACGCTCGATGGCAATGCCACCCGGATCAGCTACGACCACCTCAACGAACTGTCCGCGGGCCTGCGCTGGCTGCGCCATCGCGATGGACCGGGCAGTTCCAACGTGGCCGAGGCCGGCGGTTTCGTGCGCAGCCGCTTCGCCGGCGACGAGCGTTGCGACCTGCAGTTCCATTTCGTGCCGGCACTGCTCGACGATCACGGCCGCCACCGCCTGCCAGGCTACGGCTACACCCTGCACGCCTGCTACCTGCACCCGCGCAGCCGCGGCCGGTTGCGCCTGCACTCGGCCGATCCGGCGCAACCGATCGCGATCCACGCGAACTACCTGGGCGACCCGGAAGGCCATGACCTGAAGCTGATGATCGAGGCAGCGCGGCTGTCGCGCGAGATCCTGGACCAGCCCGCGTTCGCGCCCCATCGTGGCGCCCCGGTGTTTCCCGAACGCCGCATCGACACCGACGCCGAATACACCGACTTCATCCGGCGCAAGGCGGAGACCATCTATCACCCGGTCGGTACCTGCCGCATGGGCAACGACGATCGCGCGGTGGTCGACAGCGAATTGCGCGTGCGCGGCATCGACGGCCTGCGCGTGGTCGATGCTTCGGTGATGCCGGCGCTTCCCACCGGCAACACCAATGCGCCCACGATCATGATCGCCGAGCGGGCAAGCGCGTTGTTGGCGGGAAGCGGCGCGAATCAGACAGCGGCCTGA
- a CDS encoding EAL domain-containing protein: MSATPTIRPSSSPPVSRDPAALHAAVERLFEAADAAGVMEICELVLTHFGVQGHLRWRRRDEQVAHLAGQLDLAEDPQGSRTLILEWADLPLADVTRDQLEWLGRLADIRLRQLAETSRLYEAISRLALAERLQRALYAIAEQAGAGHDMPEMMRSLHAIVSSLMYAENFYIVLYDAATDTVRFPYYVDIADTDPPPPDQSVPMHELLHSLTWNLLQEGRPLMGSIDELRQQFGDRFVLVGPSCEHWLGAPLLRAGRVVGGIVMQSYRPDTHYSRHDLDLLNYVAQHVQTALERREAHIELGRRVTDRTAALREANRVLRQQVLQRQRGERLQAALFRIAELANTAESLEKFYAATHQVISGLLYARNFYIALVDEESGQLTFPYSVDDIDNVRPPRAHGRGATEYVLRHAKPLLATPAEIERLSALGEISHFGTRSVCWLGVPLIWGGKATGVLALQSYSPEHTYNERDQELLTFVSYHIANALQRKQAATSLKQAYAGLERRVTERTRALALANRDLREQIAERERVERRLKYETLHDSLTGLPNRTLLLQRLEQAMQRYIASPNEQFAVLFIDLDRFKVINDSVGHLVGDDLLFQVGGRIRACLKTRDVVARLGGDEFAVLLEGIVDTAKPMLIADRIISELQTPFRLGTKEIFTSASIGIALSSPHYRQPEELLRDADAAMYNAKDGGRHRAAMFDDRLRREALSLLDMESDLRHALSRNEFEPFYQPIVELSDGRVTGYEALLRWHHPERGLLSPGDFLLIAEECGCAEAIDWQIFEQVCTQAVRLIGTEGFISINVSGRHFRVADLDQRLLALFNQYAVPTRCIRIEVTEHALLENPTQVKQMLQNLRSHGVGIALDDFGTGYSSLSYLHQYPFETLKIDRSFITELPPDDTETQGLALVRAIQVLADSLQMKVIAEGIEEESQRQALMRVGCRYGQGFLFARPQPASTWLSADKPLLLA, encoded by the coding sequence ATGAGCGCCACACCGACGATCCGCCCCTCTTCGTCACCACCGGTGTCGCGAGACCCTGCGGCCCTGCACGCGGCGGTCGAACGCCTGTTCGAGGCGGCGGATGCCGCCGGCGTGATGGAGATTTGCGAGCTGGTGCTGACCCATTTCGGTGTCCAGGGACATCTGCGCTGGCGGCGGCGGGACGAACAGGTCGCGCACCTGGCCGGCCAGCTGGACCTCGCCGAAGACCCGCAAGGTTCGCGCACCCTGATCCTGGAATGGGCCGACCTGCCGCTGGCCGATGTCACGCGCGACCAGCTGGAGTGGCTGGGTCGGCTGGCCGACATCCGCCTGCGCCAGCTTGCCGAGACCAGCCGCCTGTACGAGGCCATTTCGCGCCTGGCCCTGGCCGAGCGCCTGCAACGCGCGCTCTACGCCATCGCCGAACAGGCGGGCGCCGGGCACGACATGCCCGAGATGATGCGCTCGCTGCATGCCATCGTCAGCAGCCTGATGTACGCGGAAAACTTCTACATCGTGCTGTACGACGCGGCAACCGACACGGTCCGCTTCCCCTATTACGTCGACATCGCCGACACCGATCCGCCGCCGCCGGACCAGAGCGTGCCGATGCACGAGCTGCTGCACAGCCTGACCTGGAACCTGTTGCAGGAAGGCCGGCCACTGATGGGTTCCATCGACGAGCTGAGGCAGCAGTTCGGCGACCGCTTCGTGCTGGTCGGCCCCAGCTGCGAGCACTGGCTCGGCGCACCGCTGCTGCGTGCCGGTCGCGTGGTCGGCGGCATCGTGATGCAGAGCTACCGGCCGGATACGCATTATTCGCGGCACGACCTGGACCTGCTCAACTACGTGGCCCAGCACGTGCAGACGGCGCTGGAACGACGCGAGGCGCACATCGAACTGGGCCGCCGCGTCACCGACCGCACGGCGGCGCTGCGCGAGGCCAACCGCGTGCTGCGCCAGCAGGTGCTGCAGCGGCAGCGCGGGGAACGCCTGCAGGCGGCGCTGTTCCGCATCGCGGAACTGGCCAACACCGCCGAAAGCCTGGAGAAGTTCTACGCCGCTACCCACCAGGTGATCAGCGGCCTGCTGTACGCGCGCAATTTCTACATCGCCCTGGTCGACGAGGAAAGCGGGCAGCTCACCTTCCCGTATTCGGTGGACGACATCGACAACGTGCGCCCACCACGGGCGCATGGTCGCGGCGCGACGGAATACGTGCTGCGCCATGCGAAGCCGCTGCTGGCGACGCCGGCCGAGATCGAGCGACTCAGCGCGCTCGGCGAGATCAGCCATTTCGGCACCCGCTCGGTGTGCTGGCTTGGCGTGCCGCTGATCTGGGGCGGCAAGGCGACCGGCGTGCTGGCGCTGCAAAGCTACTCGCCCGAACACACCTACAACGAGCGCGACCAGGAACTGCTGACCTTCGTCAGCTACCACATCGCCAACGCGCTGCAACGCAAGCAGGCGGCAACCTCGCTGAAGCAGGCCTACGCCGGGCTGGAACGCCGCGTCACCGAACGTACCCGCGCCCTGGCACTGGCCAATCGCGACCTGCGTGAACAGATCGCCGAGCGCGAGCGCGTCGAGCGCCGGTTGAAGTACGAGACGCTGCACGACTCGCTGACCGGCCTGCCGAACCGCACCCTGCTGCTGCAACGCCTCGAACAGGCGATGCAGCGCTACATCGCCAGTCCGAACGAACAGTTCGCGGTGCTGTTCATCGACCTGGACCGCTTCAAGGTGATCAACGATTCGGTCGGGCACCTGGTCGGCGACGACCTGCTGTTCCAGGTGGGTGGCCGGATTCGCGCCTGCCTGAAAACGCGCGACGTGGTGGCGCGGCTGGGCGGCGACGAATTCGCCGTGCTGCTGGAAGGCATCGTGGACACCGCCAAGCCGATGCTGATCGCCGATCGCATCATCAGCGAACTGCAGACGCCGTTCCGGCTCGGCACCAAGGAGATCTTCACCTCGGCATCGATCGGCATCGCACTGTCCAGCCCGCATTACCGCCAGCCCGAGGAGCTGCTGCGCGACGCCGACGCGGCGATGTACAACGCGAAGGATGGCGGCCGCCACCGCGCGGCGATGTTCGACGACCGCCTGCGCCGCGAGGCGCTGTCGCTGCTGGACATGGAAAGCGACCTGCGCCACGCGCTCAGCCGCAACGAATTCGAGCCGTTCTATCAGCCGATCGTGGAACTCTCCGACGGGCGCGTCACCGGCTACGAGGCGCTATTGCGCTGGCATCATCCCGAACGCGGCCTGCTGTCGCCGGGCGATTTCCTGCTGATCGCCGAGGAATGCGGCTGCGCCGAGGCAATCGACTGGCAGATCTTCGAGCAGGTGTGCACCCAGGCCGTGCGCCTGATCGGCACCGAAGGCTTCATCAGCATCAACGTGTCCGGCCGGCACTTCCGGGTGGCCGATCTCGACCAGCGCCTGCTGGCGCTGTTCAACCAGTACGCCGTGCCCACCCGCTGCATCCGCATCGAGGTCACCGAGCATGCGCTGCTGGAGAATCCGACCCAGGTCAAACAGATGCTGCAGAACCTGCGCAGCCACGGCGTTGGCATCGCGCTGGATGACTTCGGCACCGGCTATTCCTCGCTCAGCTATCTTCACCAGTATCCGTTCGAGACGCTGAAGATCGATCGCTCCTTCATTACCGAGCTGCCGCCGGACGACACCGAGACCCAGGGCCTGGCGCTGGTGCGCGCGATCCAGGTGCTGGCCGACTCGCTGCAGATGAAGGTGATCGCCGAAGGCATCGAGGAAGAGTCGCAACGCCAGGCGCTGATGCGCGTGGGTTGCCGCTACGGCCAGGGATTCCTGTTCGCCCGGCCGCAACCGGCCAGCACGTGGCTCAGTGCGGACAAGCCCCTGCTGCTGGCCTGA
- the mtgA gene encoding monofunctional biosynthetic peptidoglycan transglycosylase: MPALFSHPLLRRLLRSLAILLLGWLALSWLLVLVLRFVPPWTSAVMLERQLGALIHGEKDFHLRHHWVPWRQVSPWVPLAMVAGEDQKFPYHHGFDLDSIQDALDAADDGKRLRGASTISQQTAKNLFLWNGRSFVRKGLEAYFTVLIELTWPKQRILEVYVNIAELGDGVYGVGAASDVYFHTTPARLGPAQAARLAAVLPSPRRMHADRPSAYVQRRTNWIQQQMMQLGGTGYVEGQAPAHPPRRSR; this comes from the coding sequence ATGCCCGCCTTGTTCAGCCATCCCCTGCTTCGTCGCCTGCTGCGATCGCTCGCCATTCTGCTTCTCGGCTGGCTGGCGCTGAGCTGGCTGCTGGTGCTGGTGCTGCGCTTCGTGCCGCCATGGACCTCGGCCGTCATGCTGGAACGGCAGCTCGGTGCCCTGATCCATGGCGAGAAGGACTTCCACCTGCGCCATCACTGGGTGCCGTGGAGGCAGGTTTCGCCCTGGGTGCCGCTGGCGATGGTGGCCGGCGAGGACCAGAAGTTTCCCTATCACCACGGCTTCGACCTCGACTCGATCCAGGACGCCCTCGATGCCGCCGATGACGGCAAGCGCCTGCGCGGCGCCAGCACGATCAGCCAGCAGACCGCCAAGAACCTGTTCCTGTGGAACGGCCGCAGCTTCGTGCGCAAGGGGCTGGAGGCGTACTTCACCGTGCTGATCGAGCTGACCTGGCCCAAGCAGCGCATCCTCGAGGTGTACGTGAACATCGCCGAGCTGGGCGATGGCGTCTACGGTGTCGGCGCAGCCAGCGATGTCTATTTCCACACCACGCCGGCACGACTGGGGCCGGCCCAGGCCGCCCGTCTGGCCGCGGTCCTGCCCAGTCCGCGCCGCATGCACGCGGACCGGCCAAGCGCCTACGTGCAGCGCCGGACGAACTGGATCCAGCAGCAGATGATGCAGCTGGGAGGAACCGGCTACGTCGAGGGCCAGGCCCCTGCACATCCGCCACGCCGGAGCCGCTGA
- a CDS encoding LemA family protein: protein MGLIIVLIVVVLIVLYFVAIYNGLVTSRNGYKNAFAQIDVQLTRRHDLIPNLVETAKGYLAHERGTLEAVVQARNAAVNGLAGAKAKPGDAAAMQQLASTENALTQTLGHLFALQEAYPDLKANQTMMQLSEELTSTENRVAFARQAYNDSVLTYNNKREVFPASFVANSFGFAAAESLKIENPAVRDVPKVSFS, encoded by the coding sequence ATGGGTCTGATCATTGTTCTGATTGTCGTCGTTCTGATTGTCTTGTACTTCGTGGCGATCTACAACGGACTGGTGACTTCGCGCAACGGCTACAAGAACGCGTTCGCGCAGATTGACGTGCAACTGACGCGCCGACATGACCTGATACCGAACCTGGTCGAGACGGCCAAGGGTTACCTCGCCCACGAGCGGGGTACCCTCGAGGCCGTGGTGCAGGCGCGCAACGCGGCGGTGAACGGGCTGGCCGGCGCCAAGGCCAAGCCGGGTGACGCGGCTGCGATGCAGCAGCTGGCCAGCACTGAAAATGCTTTGACACAGACTTTGGGTCATTTGTTCGCGCTGCAGGAGGCCTATCCCGACCTGAAGGCGAACCAGACCATGATGCAGCTGTCCGAAGAGCTCACCTCGACCGAGAACCGGGTGGCCTTCGCGCGGCAGGCGTACAACGATTCCGTGCTGACCTACAACAACAAGCGCGAAGTGTTTCCTGCCTCGTTCGTGGCCAACAGTTTCGGTTTCGCCGCCGCCGAATCGTTGAAGATCGAGAACCCCGCCGTGCGCGACGTGCCGAAGGTTTCCTTCAGCTGA
- a CDS encoding Hsp33 family molecular chaperone HslO has protein sequence MENLPVEDVLHRFLLERAGVRGALVRLGPAWREVATRAEYPLPLRSLLGEALAASALLTGNIKLDGALSLELKSSGALRLLFAECNDQGHLRGLARWSEPLPAPLALDALSDAIMAITIGNVDRGQRYQGLVELRHAGLADSLEDYFVKSEQLPARIVLAADGEHAVGLMLQKMPGEGGIDAVHDEDAWNRVLQLTATLGVEELLGVAPEQLLYRLYHEESVRLFEPRPLAFGCSCSRERVTAMLRSLGREEVEAALLARDNEIEVICEFCAQRYHFDRIDAEHLLSESAAPAAPDTAQ, from the coding sequence GTGGAAAACCTGCCTGTCGAAGACGTACTGCATCGCTTCCTGCTGGAACGCGCCGGCGTGCGCGGGGCGCTGGTCCGGCTCGGACCGGCCTGGCGCGAAGTGGCCACGCGCGCGGAGTATCCGCTGCCACTGCGCAGCCTGCTTGGTGAGGCGCTGGCGGCCAGCGCGCTGCTTACCGGCAACATCAAGCTCGATGGCGCGCTGTCGCTGGAACTGAAGAGCTCCGGCGCGCTGCGCCTGCTGTTTGCCGAGTGCAACGATCAGGGACACCTGCGCGGACTGGCACGCTGGAGCGAACCCCTGCCTGCACCGCTGGCACTGGACGCATTGTCCGATGCGATCATGGCGATCACCATCGGCAACGTGGATCGCGGCCAGCGTTACCAGGGCCTGGTCGAGTTGCGGCACGCCGGCCTGGCCGATTCGCTGGAAGACTATTTCGTGAAGTCCGAACAGTTGCCGGCGCGCATCGTGCTGGCCGCTGATGGCGAACACGCCGTCGGGCTGATGCTGCAGAAGATGCCCGGCGAGGGTGGCATCGACGCCGTGCACGACGAGGATGCGTGGAACCGCGTGCTGCAGCTCACCGCGACCCTGGGCGTGGAGGAGTTGCTGGGCGTTGCGCCGGAGCAGCTGCTGTACCGCCTCTATCACGAGGAGTCGGTGCGCCTGTTCGAACCCCGGCCACTGGCATTCGGATGCAGCTGCAGCCGCGAACGGGTGACGGCGATGCTGCGTTCGCTGGGTCGCGAGGAAGTGGAAGCGGCCCTGCTGGCCCGCGACAACGAGATCGAGGTGATCTGCGAGTTTTGTGCGCAGCGCTACCACTTCGACCGCATCGATGCCGAGCATCTGCTCAGTGAAAGTGCGGCGCCGGCGGCGCCGGATACCGCCCAGTGA
- a CDS encoding CBS domain-containing protein has translation MTQVKHLLQGKGNAIYRVAPETPVLEAIKHMAEHRVGALLVMHGEKLVGVMSERDYARKVILQGRSSSQTAVSDIMTGTPLTVGPDTDVFDCMRLCTDSRIRHLPVVEGDTVVGVISIGDLVKAVIDAQAEQIEHLERYITS, from the coding sequence ATGACCCAGGTCAAACATCTGCTGCAAGGCAAGGGCAATGCGATCTACCGCGTTGCACCGGAAACCCCCGTGCTCGAAGCGATCAAGCACATGGCCGAGCATCGCGTCGGCGCGCTGCTGGTGATGCATGGCGAGAAACTGGTCGGCGTGATGTCCGAGCGCGACTACGCGCGCAAGGTGATCCTGCAGGGCCGCTCCTCCTCGCAGACCGCGGTGTCCGACATCATGACCGGCACCCCGCTCACCGTCGGCCCCGACACCGACGTGTTCGACTGCATGCGCCTGTGCACCGACAGCCGCATCCGCCACCTGCCGGTGGTCGAAGGCGACACGGTGGTCGGGGTGATCTCCATCGGTGACCTGGTCAAGGCGGTGATCGATGCGCAGGCCGAGCAGATCGAGCATCTGGAGCGTTACATCACCAGCTGA
- a CDS encoding NTP/NDP exchange transporter — MLSALAFFFVMTSYYIIRPVRDQLSGAVGSQSLPLFYGAVFVVMLLMTPLFGALVARFPRRQLLGWSYSFFIVCLLGFVPAFMAQDRIGARELGVVFFVWVSVFNLFVVSLFWSFMADIFSSGQARRVFSLIALGGMAGAIFGPLVTKLLVHLIGVAPLLLVSSVSLTASMILLLRLSASHDRQPGSRGDEVIGGSLWAGIKQLWSHPFLRYMALLMLFGDGIGTLAYAMVADYAKANFADAVARTAFYNNLDLATNLLGAALQLSITPWLLVRRGAGWGLVVPSLVNLVLLAAVALIGSGSVSFFGYSVPLLLAVMLVITRGFAYGMTKPAVDALYTRVPREMRYKGKNFVETAVWRFGDLVVTSAVSWLRMLGWGIGGLALAGAGVAALATLVSRRAGWSPDLEPEEKVRANADAKAPL, encoded by the coding sequence ATGCTCTCCGCATTGGCGTTCTTCTTCGTGATGACTTCGTATTACATCATCCGGCCGGTGCGTGACCAGTTGAGCGGCGCGGTCGGCTCGCAGTCGCTGCCGTTGTTCTACGGCGCGGTGTTCGTGGTGATGCTGTTGATGACGCCGCTGTTCGGTGCCCTGGTGGCGCGCTTCCCGCGTCGCCAGCTGCTGGGCTGGAGCTACAGCTTCTTCATCGTGTGCCTGCTCGGGTTCGTGCCGGCCTTCATGGCGCAGGACCGGATCGGTGCGCGCGAACTGGGCGTGGTGTTCTTCGTCTGGGTCAGCGTGTTCAACCTGTTCGTGGTGTCGCTGTTCTGGAGCTTCATGGCGGACATCTTTTCCAGCGGCCAGGCGCGGCGCGTGTTCTCGCTGATCGCGCTGGGGGGCATGGCCGGTGCGATCTTCGGGCCGCTGGTGACCAAGCTGCTGGTGCATCTGATCGGCGTCGCGCCACTGCTGCTGGTGTCGTCGGTGTCGTTGACCGCGTCGATGATCCTGTTACTGCGTCTTTCCGCCAGTCACGATCGGCAGCCCGGCAGCCGAGGTGACGAGGTGATCGGCGGCTCGTTGTGGGCTGGCATCAAGCAACTGTGGTCGCATCCCTTCCTGCGCTACATGGCCTTGCTGATGCTGTTCGGTGACGGCATCGGCACGCTGGCGTATGCGATGGTGGCCGATTACGCCAAGGCGAATTTCGCCGATGCCGTGGCGCGTACGGCGTTCTACAACAATCTGGATCTGGCCACCAACCTGCTTGGCGCAGCGTTGCAGCTCAGCATCACACCGTGGCTGCTGGTGCGTCGCGGCGCCGGCTGGGGGCTGGTCGTGCCGTCGCTGGTGAATCTGGTTTTGCTCGCTGCGGTGGCGCTGATCGGCAGCGGCAGCGTTTCTTTCTTCGGCTACAGCGTGCCCTTGCTGCTGGCGGTGATGCTGGTGATCACGCGCGGCTTTGCCTATGGCATGACCAAGCCCGCGGTGGATGCGTTGTATACGCGGGTGCCCCGCGAGATGCGCTACAAGGGCAAGAACTTCGTCGAGACCGCGGTGTGGCGCTTCGGCGACCTGGTGGTGACCAGCGCGGTGAGCTGGCTGCGGATGCTGGGCTGGGGCATCGGCGGACTGGCCCTCGCCGGCGCGGGTGTCGCGGCGCTGGCGACGCTGGTGTCCCGCCGTGCGGGCTGGTCGCCCGACCTGGAACCGGAAGAAAAGGTGCGCGCGAACGCGGATGCGAAAGCACCGCTTTGA
- a CDS encoding M48 family metallopeptidase has product MDFFAQQARVRGSSRRLVVLFVLAVAAIVAAIDAVVWFTLGHHPVDGEPARSNLPLLFGSSLAVIAGIGLSSWFRIRSLSGGGRAVAESVGAVVVAVDTRDPALRQLRNVIEEVAIAAGVPVPDICLLADEPGINAFAAGYSASDAAVCVTRGCLDQLTRDELQGVIAHEFSHVLNGDMRLNIRLMGLLFGILVLAIAGRRVIGFGGGRSSRRGGGQVVLIGLALIVVGYIGYFFARLIQAAVSRSREALADASAVQFTRQTDGIAGALKKIAALGEGSRLQMANKQEVAHMLFGEAGRFNALFATHPPLLQRIRALEPGFREEELVRIGVAMQRAAMRAAASPLSASAPAVAAMRAGVIPGVAIPPVSPALLAGAPASAGMPASGQFQRAAALHQALPTRLREAVQQPEPALAVVLALAASAAEPQPSQRRIIADAFGDDVHQAVRNFAAEVAKLPPSARLPLASLAFPALKQLPPARQQILQNTLDAVVNADGRVDLNEYCLARLLRLQLREAQQPRRAPVDGAKKLPACRASVVMVCAVVAAGGCSGEARARRAWLVAMQSVFPGEAIEWTPPPAAWQAPFERAMDDLDDLLPIAKELVIQALVAAINADDLVSVEEAELLRVICASLHCPVPLGDEVNQAAV; this is encoded by the coding sequence ATGGATTTCTTTGCGCAGCAGGCTCGCGTGCGTGGCAGCAGCCGGCGCCTGGTCGTGCTGTTCGTGCTGGCGGTGGCTGCCATCGTGGCGGCGATCGACGCCGTGGTGTGGTTTACGCTGGGTCATCACCCGGTGGACGGCGAGCCGGCGCGCTCGAACCTGCCGCTGCTGTTCGGCAGCAGCCTGGCGGTGATCGCCGGCATCGGGCTCAGTTCGTGGTTCCGCATCAGGAGCCTGTCCGGCGGCGGCAGGGCCGTCGCCGAAAGCGTGGGCGCGGTGGTGGTAGCGGTCGATACCCGCGACCCCGCATTGCGCCAGCTGCGCAACGTGATCGAGGAAGTGGCGATTGCGGCCGGCGTGCCGGTGCCGGACATCTGCCTGCTGGCGGACGAGCCCGGCATCAACGCGTTTGCCGCGGGCTATTCGGCATCGGACGCCGCGGTGTGCGTGACCCGCGGTTGCCTGGACCAGCTCACCCGCGATGAATTGCAGGGCGTGATCGCGCACGAGTTCAGCCATGTGCTGAACGGCGACATGCGACTGAACATCCGGCTGATGGGCCTGCTGTTCGGCATCCTGGTGCTGGCGATCGCAGGGCGGCGGGTGATCGGGTTCGGCGGTGGCCGCAGCAGTCGACGTGGCGGCGGTCAGGTGGTGCTGATCGGGCTGGCGCTGATCGTGGTCGGCTACATCGGCTACTTCTTCGCGAGGCTGATCCAGGCTGCGGTGTCGCGCTCGCGCGAGGCGCTGGCCGATGCCTCGGCCGTGCAGTTCACCCGCCAGACCGACGGCATTGCCGGCGCGCTGAAGAAGATCGCGGCGCTCGGCGAAGGCTCGCGCCTGCAGATGGCGAACAAGCAGGAGGTAGCACACATGCTGTTCGGTGAGGCCGGCCGTTTCAATGCGCTGTTCGCCACCCACCCGCCGCTGCTGCAGCGCATTCGTGCACTGGAACCGGGCTTTCGCGAAGAGGAACTGGTCCGGATTGGCGTGGCGATGCAGCGCGCGGCCATGCGAGCCGCGGCCAGCCCCTTGTCGGCATCGGCACCGGCTGTGGCAGCGATGCGTGCCGGGGTCATTCCCGGAGTGGCGATCCCTCCCGTATCGCCGGCGCTGCTGGCCGGCGCGCCGGCGAGCGCCGGCATGCCGGCCAGCGGACAGTTCCAGCGCGCCGCCGCATTGCATCAGGCGCTGCCCACGCGCTTGCGGGAAGCCGTGCAGCAGCCCGAGCCGGCGCTTGCCGTGGTGCTGGCGCTGGCCGCCTCGGCGGCCGAACCGCAGCCGTCGCAACGGCGCATCATCGCCGATGCCTTTGGCGACGATGTGCATCAGGCGGTGCGGAACTTCGCCGCCGAAGTGGCGAAGCTGCCGCCGAGTGCCCGGCTGCCGCTGGCCTCGCTGGCCTTTCCCGCGCTGAAGCAGTTGCCGCCGGCGCGTCAGCAGATTTTGCAGAACACGCTTGATGCGGTGGTCAATGCCGATGGCCGGGTCGACCTCAACGAATATTGTCTGGCCCGGCTCCTGCGCCTGCAGTTGCGCGAGGCGCAGCAGCCTCGACGTGCGCCGGTCGATGGCGCGAAGAAGCTGCCGGCTTGCCGCGCCAGCGTGGTCATGGTCTGCGCCGTGGTTGCCGCGGGCGGTTGTTCCGGCGAAGCCCGCGCGCGGCGCGCCTGGCTGGTGGCGATGCAGAGCGTCTTTCCCGGCGAGGCGATCGAATGGACGCCGCCGCCGGCGGCCTGGCAGGCGCCGTTCGAGCGCGCGATGGATGATCTGGACGACCTCCTGCCGATCGCCAAGGAGCTGGTGATCCAGGCTCTCGTGGCGGCAATCAACGCCGACGACCTGGTCAGCGTGGAAGAAGCCGAACTGCTGCGCGTGATCTGCGCCAGCCTGCATTGCCCGGTGCCGCTCGGTGACGAGGTGAATCAGGCCGCTGTCTGA